One genomic segment of [Phormidium] sp. ETS-05 includes these proteins:
- a CDS encoding lysylphosphatidylglycerol synthase transmembrane domain-containing protein, with translation MKRLISLAVSLLILAIIYTKIDLPGLLEIFQNSHRLWMPVSLGMVIPLTALTSWRLQQLSPASANLQFGEANRLILAASVLNMVLPSKMGDIAKAYFMRDRGHLSGSLALSLVVFEKASDMLSLLVWCAFGLAIYPSKDILFWAMTSGVIGGLVALALLLGSRRFARVFFATASRFAPKKIQVKIDKMRFSWGEMHEYFWQDTAQLTKIAVTSLFIWFCHLLQIWFFILALNASVPFLANLALSPLAILAGLLPLTFAGVGTRDAALILFYQPYFDPATGAALGLLCTGRYFLPALAGLPFLGQYISSIKIK, from the coding sequence ATGAAACGACTAATATCCCTGGCCGTTAGCCTCCTAATTTTAGCCATAATCTACACCAAAATCGACCTACCAGGGTTACTCGAAATTTTCCAAAACAGCCATCGGTTGTGGATGCCAGTGAGCCTAGGAATGGTCATCCCCCTAACCGCGCTCACCAGTTGGCGACTCCAGCAACTATCCCCCGCCAGTGCTAACCTCCAATTTGGCGAAGCCAACCGCCTAATTTTAGCTGCCAGCGTCCTCAATATGGTGCTACCGTCAAAAATGGGCGATATTGCCAAAGCCTATTTTATGCGAGACCGAGGCCATTTGAGCGGCTCCCTTGCCTTATCTTTAGTAGTATTTGAAAAAGCCAGCGATATGCTCTCCCTGCTGGTATGGTGCGCCTTTGGCTTAGCCATTTATCCCAGTAAAGATATCCTATTTTGGGCAATGACATCAGGCGTCATCGGCGGCTTAGTCGCTCTCGCCTTACTCCTCGGTTCCCGGAGATTTGCCCGCGTATTTTTCGCCACCGCCAGCCGCTTCGCCCCCAAAAAAATCCAGGTCAAAATCGACAAAATGCGATTTTCCTGGGGAGAAATGCACGAATATTTTTGGCAAGACACCGCCCAACTCACCAAAATCGCCGTTACATCCCTATTTATCTGGTTTTGTCACCTATTGCAAATCTGGTTTTTCATTCTAGCCTTAAATGCCTCCGTGCCATTTTTAGCCAACCTCGCCCTCTCCCCCCTCGCCATTCTCGCCGGTTTACTGCCCCTCACCTTCGCCGGAGTAGGAACCAGAGACGCTGCCCTAATTCTATTTTATCAACCTTACTTTGACCCAGCCACAGGCGCCGCTTTAGGATTACTATGTACCGGGAGATATTTCCTCCCGGCCCTTGCCGGATTGCCCTTTTTAGGGCAGTATATCAGCAGTATCAAAATCAAATAA
- a CDS encoding vanadium-dependent haloperoxidase — MLDINELFRETDYLHLYPDVAAAVSRGDFTSGWQHFELFGAGESRNPCALFNQIYYLDSYPDVAAAVDRGEFGSALDHYLLFGQMESRDTCAIFNEALYREANPDVAAVIDPLTGGLSSGLEHYINFGQMEGRDPCARTVVMWDEAAQEAVRRTGPGPTIASRVYGMVHTAMFDAWSAYDEKAIGTHSSFDKAQVTSDQGQMTNDKSEAISYAAYRVLTDLFPSQVDMFDKLMAQLGCDSGNNSTDTATPAGVGNAAAAALLAFRHLDGSNQLNGYSDTTGYQPVNTPDVVNDPDRWQPLRQPLDDPNGKVQESLTPQWGEVTPFALTSPDQFRPPAPPEFGIPLYEQRAAEVLDLSANLTDEQKIIAEFWEDGAGTSYPPGTWMSFGQFVSQRDGHGLDEDVQMFFALGNAVMDAGIAAWEAKRYYDYVRPVTAIRYLYEGEDVLAWGGPGEGTQLMDGGDWQPYQAVNTPTPPFAEYVSGHSTFSAAAAEILRRFSGSDEFGESYKAAAGSSRFEPGVTPATDITLSWSTFSAAADEAGMSRLYGGIHFRDGDLNGRALGRLVGDAVWHRAQFYINGGPSP, encoded by the coding sequence ATGCTGGATATCAATGAGTTATTCAGGGAAACGGATTATCTGCATTTATACCCAGATGTGGCTGCTGCCGTGAGTCGGGGTGATTTTACTTCGGGATGGCAACATTTTGAGCTGTTTGGGGCTGGGGAAAGTCGCAACCCCTGCGCTTTATTTAATCAGATTTATTATCTTGATAGCTATCCAGATGTGGCGGCGGCGGTGGACCGGGGGGAGTTCGGCTCGGCGCTTGACCATTATCTCCTGTTTGGGCAAATGGAGAGCCGGGATACTTGCGCGATATTTAATGAGGCTCTGTACCGGGAGGCTAACCCGGATGTGGCGGCGGTTATCGACCCCCTCACGGGTGGACTGAGCAGCGGTTTGGAGCATTATATTAATTTTGGCCAGATGGAAGGGCGGGACCCTTGCGCCCGCACGGTGGTAATGTGGGATGAAGCGGCTCAGGAAGCGGTCCGCCGTACTGGTCCGGGGCCAACTATTGCCTCCCGTGTTTATGGGATGGTACATACTGCCATGTTTGACGCTTGGTCCGCTTACGATGAAAAGGCGATCGGCACTCATTCGTCCTTTGACAAAGCACAAGTGACAAGTGACCAAGGACAAATGACCAATGACAAAAGTGAGGCTATCAGCTATGCGGCGTATCGGGTGTTAACCGATTTATTTCCGTCTCAGGTGGATATGTTTGATAAGCTGATGGCCCAGTTGGGTTGTGACTCTGGCAATAATTCCACCGATACGGCTACGCCTGCGGGGGTTGGGAATGCGGCGGCGGCGGCGTTGCTGGCATTTCGCCATCTTGATGGGTCCAACCAGTTAAATGGTTATAGCGATACTACGGGTTATCAGCCGGTGAATACCCCGGATGTGGTGAATGACCCGGACCGGTGGCAGCCTTTGCGGCAACCTCTGGATGACCCCAATGGCAAAGTGCAGGAGTCTTTGACGCCGCAATGGGGTGAGGTGACGCCTTTTGCTCTCACATCACCGGACCAGTTCCGCCCTCCGGCTCCGCCAGAATTTGGTATTCCTTTATATGAGCAACGAGCGGCGGAAGTTTTAGATTTAAGTGCTAATTTGACGGATGAGCAGAAAATTATCGCTGAGTTTTGGGAAGATGGGGCGGGGACTTCCTACCCGCCGGGGACTTGGATGAGTTTTGGCCAATTTGTTTCCCAGCGGGACGGGCATGGTCTGGATGAAGATGTGCAGATGTTCTTTGCTTTGGGCAATGCGGTGATGGATGCGGGGATTGCCGCTTGGGAGGCTAAGCGCTATTACGATTATGTGCGTCCGGTGACGGCAATTCGTTATTTATATGAAGGTGAAGATGTGCTGGCTTGGGGGGGACCCGGTGAGGGGACGCAGTTAATGGATGGTGGTGACTGGCAACCTTACCAAGCGGTGAATACTCCGACGCCGCCGTTTGCGGAGTATGTGTCGGGACATAGCACTTTTAGTGCGGCGGCGGCGGAAATTTTGCGGCGGTTTAGCGGGAGTGATGAGTTTGGCGAGTCTTACAAGGCGGCGGCGGGTTCGTCTCGGTTTGAACCGGGGGTAACTCCCGCCACAGATATCACACTTTCTTGGTCCACTTTCTCTGCAGCGGCGGATGAGGCGGGGATGTCCCGACTTTATGGCGGTATCCACTTCCGGGATGGGGACCTGAACGGGCGGGCTCTGGGACGGCTGGTGGGGGATGCGGTGTGGCACCGGGCGCAATTTTATATTAATGGTGGACCCTCACCCTAA